In Tamandua tetradactyla isolate mTamTet1 chromosome 7, mTamTet1.pri, whole genome shotgun sequence, the following are encoded in one genomic region:
- the LOC143690035 gene encoding olfactory receptor 6C70-like — translation MNNHTKKIEFILMGLTGNAQLQMVVFLFLVLNYIFSMIGNLTIIALTLLDSHLKTPMYFFLRNFSFLEISFTTACIPRFLITIVTREKTISYNGCISQLFFYIFLGCTEFFLLAVMSYDCYVAICKPLHYASIMSSRLCHQLLLSSWVTGFLVIFPPLILGLNLDFCASNIIDHFICDVSPVLQLSCSDTHLLELIAFLLALMTLIITLSLVILSYFYIIKTILKFPSAQEKKKAFSTCSSHMIVVSITYGSCIFIYIKPSANVRVTLSKGVAVLNTSVAPLLNPFIYTLRNQQVKKAFQMLFKKTFFVSEK, via the coding sequence atgaacaaccaTACAAAGAAGATTGAGTTTATCCTGATGGGACTGACAGGTAACGCTCAATTACAGATGGTAGTTTTCTTATTTCTAGTTCTAAATTACATATTCAGCATGATAGGGAACTTAACCATCATTGCCCTTACTCTGTTGGATTCCCATTTAAAGACTCCAATGTATTTCTTCCTTCGTAATTTCTCTTTCCTGGAAATCTCATTCACAACTGCTTGCATCCCCAGATTCTTAATCACCATTGTAACCAGGGAAAAGACCATTTCCTATAATGGCTGTATATCTCAGTTGTTTTTTTACATCTTCCTGGGGTGTACagaatttttccttttggctgttATGTCCTATGACTGCTATGTTGCCATCTGCAAACCTTTGCATTATGCATCCATCATGAGCAGCAGACTTTGTCACCAGCTTCTACTCAGCTCCTGGGTAACTGGTTTCCTGGTCATTTTCCCTCCACTGATTTTGGGTCTTAACCTGGATTTCTGTGCGTCAAATATTATTGATCATTTCATTTGTGACGTTTCTCCTGTTCTACAACTTTCATGCTCAGACACACATTTACTAgaattgattgcttttttattggCTCTGATGACCCTAATTATCACATTATCATTAGTAATCCTTTCTTATTTCTATATCATCAAGACAATTCTAAAATTCCCTTCagctcaagaaaagaaaaaagcattttccaccTGCTCCTCTCACATGATTGTTGTCTCCATCACTTATggaagttgtatattcatctacATAAAGCCATCAGCAAATGTAAGAGTTACTTTAAGTAAAGGGGTAGCTGTGCTCAATACTTCAGTTGCACCTTTGCTGAATCCATTCATTTATACTCTGAGGAACCAGCAAGTTAAAAAAGCCTTCCAAATGCTATTCAAAAAGACATTTTTTGTGTCAGAAAAATAA
- the LOC143690034 gene encoding olfactory receptor 6C2, whose translation MMRNHTAINTFILLGLTDNPQLQVLLFIFLFLTYMLSVTGNLTIITLTMLDSHLKTPMYFFLRNFSFLEVSFTTVCIPRFLYSISTGDNTITYNACASQIFFVILFGATEFFLLAAMSYDRYVAICKPLHYMTIMNSKVCILLVICCWVAGLVIILPPLSFGLQLEFCDSNAVDHFSCDAGPLLKISCTDTWLIEQMVIVMAVFALIITLACVVLSYTYIIRTILKFPSAQQRKKAFSTCSSHMIVVSITYGSCIFIYVKPSAKEEVAINKGVSMLTTSVAPMLNPFIYTLRNKQVKQAFDHSIKRIAFLSKK comes from the coding sequence ATGATGAGAAATCACACAGCAATAAACACCTTCATCCTGCTGGGACTGACAGATAATCCACAACTGCAAGTTCtcctttttatctttctatttctcaCTTACATGTTGAGTGTAACAGGGAACCTGACCATTATCACCCTCACAATGCTGGACTCCCACCTTAAAACGCCtatgtactttttcctcagaAACTTCTCCTTTTTAGAAGTCTCCTTCACTACTGTCTGTATTCCTAGATTCCTGTACAGTATATCAACTGGGGACAATACCATCACTTACAATGCATGTGCAagtcaaatattttttgttattctcTTTGGAGCAACAGAATTTTTTCTCTTGGCTGCCATGTCCTATGACCGCTACGTGGCCATCTGTAAACCCCTTCATTACATGACCATCATGAACAGCAAAGTCTGTATTTTATTAGTCATCTGTTGTTGGGTGGCGGGCTTGGTGATCATTCTCCCACCCCTTAGCTTCGGCCTCCAGCTGGAGTTCTGTGACTCTAATGCCGTTGATCATTTTAGCTGTGATGCAGGTCCCCTCTTAAAGATTTCATGCACAGATACATGGCTAATAGAACAGATGGTTATAGTTATGGCTGTCTTTGCACTCATTATCACCCTAGCATGTGTGGTTCTGTCCTACACATACATCATCAGGACAATTCTGAAATTCCCCTCTGCCCAGCAAAGGAAAAAGGCCTTTTCTACATGCTCATCTCACATGATCGTGGTCTCCATCACCTATGGAAGCTGCATCTTTATCTATGTCAAGCCTTCGGCAAAGGAAGAGGTGGCCATAAATAAAGGAGTTTCAATGCTCACTACTTCTGTGGCTCCTATGCTGAACCCCTTCATTTATACACTGAGGAACAAGCAAGTGAAACAAGCTTTTGACCACTCCATAAAGAGGATTGCATTTCTCTCAAAGAAGTAG